A stretch of the Musa acuminata AAA Group cultivar baxijiao chromosome BXJ2-7, Cavendish_Baxijiao_AAA, whole genome shotgun sequence genome encodes the following:
- the LOC135616894 gene encoding cytokinin dehydrogenase 6-like, protein MALPNISHLPPSFIVAVSLVTSLISIVGQLRPWPPTLPQGLLTLDIAGEVLLDPDATAGFSTDFGCLARAAPAAVLRPSAPDDIAALVRFSYSSPQPFAIAARGHGHSIRGQALAPGGVVVDMASLGHGRADRISVSFDNAPLVWYVDAGGEQLWIDVLHETLKHGLAPRSWTDYLYLTVGGTLSNAGVSGQAFRHGPQISNVYELDVITGKGEMITCSHENKSDLFYGVLGGLSQFGIITRARIALEPAPQRVRWVRLIYTHFVSFSRDQELLISMMDQGFDYVEGSLLMDHTLITNWRSSFFSKTDSEKIRGLAAEFGAIYCLEGAVYYHELAMASRVDQKLHLLLQRLSFVPGFAFTNDVSYVGFLDRVHDGEVKLRSMGLWEVPHPWLNIFVPKSRIQDFEVGVFKGILMPNNSTGPVLIYPMIKNKWHDEMSAVTPDEEVFYSIGLLRSAITDDWQDLDNQNDDILGFCHREGIQFKQYMPHYASQRDWKNHFGRKWDTFVEMKRRYDPKALLSPGQRIFTSSLTDHV, encoded by the exons ATGGCTCTGCCAAACATCAGCCACCTGCCACCATCCTTCATCGTGGCTGTCTCCCTCGTGACCAGCCTCATCTCCATAGTCGGCCAGCTCAGGCCATGGCCGCCCACCCTTCCTCAGGGCCTCCTCACCCTCGACATCGCTGGTGAGGTCCTTCTCGACCCCGACGCCACCGCCGGATTCTCCACCGACTTCGGCTGCCTCGCTCGGGCCGCCCCTGCCGCCGTTCTCCGCCCCTCGGCACCCGACGACATCGCCGCCCTCGTCCGGTTCTCCTACTCCTCCCCTCAGCCTTTCGCCATCGCCGCCCGGGGCCACGGCCACTCCATCAGGGGCCAGGCCCTTGCACCCGGCGGCGTGGTCGTCGACATGGCGTCCTTGGGCCACGGCCGCGCTGACCGGATCAGCGTGTCGTTCGATAATGCGCCGCTGGTCTGGTACGTCGACGCCGGAGGCGAGCAGCTCTGGATCGACGTCTTGCATGAGACGCTCAAGCATGGCCTCGCCCCCCGCTCGTGGACTGATTACCTCTATCTGACGGTAGGTGGCACTCTGTCGAACGCCGGCGTGAGCGGCCAGGCCTTCCGTCACGGTCCGCAGATTTCCAACGTCTACGAGTTGGATGTCATCACCG GGAAAGGTGAGATGATAACCTGCTCACATGAGAACAAGTCGGACCTATTCTATGGGGTCTTAGGAGGACTCAGCCAATTCGGCATCATTACCCGAGCTCGAATCGCCTTAGAGCCAGCGCCGCAGCGGGTCCGGTGGGTGCGGCTCATCTACACTCACTTCGTCTCCTTCTCCAGGGACCAGGAGCTTCTGATCTCCATGATGGACCAAGGCTTCGACTACGTCGAGGGATCGCTGCTGATGGACCACACCCTAATCACCAACTGGAGGTCTTCCTTCTTCTCCAAGACGGACTCGGAGAAGATAAGAGGGCTGGCGGCCGAGTTCGGCGCCATCTACTGCTTGGAAGGAGCTGTATACTACCACGAGTTAGCCATGGCGTCTCGGGTGGATCAG AAGCTCCATCTGCTGCTCCAACGGCTGAGCTTTGTCCCCGGTTTCGCCTTCACCAACGACGTCTCCTACGTCGGCTTCCTGGACCGAGTTCACGATGGGGAGGTGAAGCTACGCTCCATGGGGCTTTGGGAGGTTCCTCACCCATGGCTCAACATATTCGTGCCCAAGTCCAGAATACAAGACTTCGAGGTTGGGGTCTTTAAGGGCATCCTCATGCCCAATAATTCCACGGGACCAGTGCTGATATACCCCATGATCAAGAACAA GTGGCACGATGAGATGTCGGCTGTGACCCCCGATGAAGAAGTCTTCTACTCCATCGGCCTGCTGCGATCGGCCATTACCGATGATTGGCAAGATTTGGACAACCAGAACGATGATATATTGGGGTTCTGCCATCGAGAAGGAATCCAGTTCAAGCAATACATGCCTCATTACGCATCACAGCGAGATTGGAAGAACCACTTTGGCCGCAAATGGGATACGTTTGTAGAGATGAAGAGGAGATACGACCCCAAGGCGCTGTTATCACCAGGACAACGTATATTTACGTCCTCCCTCACAGATCACGTCTAG